Genomic DNA from Geomonas agri:
CGCAGACCTTCGTCCATTGCGATCGGGGTGATCAGGTTCACGGTTACCGAGACGTTGTCGCCCGGCATAACCATCTCGACACCGGCCTCGAGGTCAACCACGCCGGTAACGTCGGTGGTCCTGAAGTAGAACTGCGGACGGTAGCCGTTGAAGAACGGGGTGTGACGGCCGCCCTCTTCCTTGGACAGGATGTAGGCTTCGGCTTTGAACTTGGTGTGCGGGGTGATGGAGCCCGGCTTGGCAAGAACCTGGCCACGCTCGATCTCCTCACGCTTCACGCCGCGCAGCAGCGCGCCGATGTTGTCGCCAGCGCGGCCTTCGTCGAGGAGCTTACGGAACATCTCGACGCCGGTAACGGTGGTCTTGGTGGTAGCTTTGATGCCGACGATCTCGACTTCCTCGCCGACCTTCACGATGCCACGCTCAACACGACCGGTAGCAACGGTACCACGACCGGAGATGGAGAACACGTCCTCGACCGGCATGAGGAACGGCTTGTCGATAGCGCGCTGCGGCTCCGGGATGTAGGCGTCGACGGCGTCCATCAGCTTCATGATGGCCTGCTCGCCCAGCTCGCCTGCATCGCCCTCGAGGCCTTTCAGAGCGGACCCCTTGATGATCGGGATATCGTCGCCCGGGAAGTCGTAGGAGGAGAGGAGTTCGCGAACTTCCAGCTCGACCAGCTCGAGGAGCTCCTCGTCGTCCACCATGTCGGCCTTGTTCAGGAACACGACGATGTAGGGGACGCCAACCTGACGTGCAAGCAGGATGTGCTCGCGGGTCTGCGGCATCGGGCCGTCAGCTGCGGAAACAACCAGGATCGCGCCGTCCATCTGCGCTGCACCGGTGATCATGTTCTTTACGTAGTCGGCGTGGCCCGGGCAGTCGACGTGAGCGTAGTGACGCTTGTCGGTCTCGTACTCGACGTGTGCGGTAGCGATGGTGATACCACGCTCACGCTCTTCCGGTGCGTTGTCGATCTGGTCGAACGCCTTGAACTCAGCCTGGCCTTTGCCGGCGAGCACCTTGGTGATCGCTGCGGTCAGGGTGGTTTTGCCGTGGTCGACGTGGCCGATGGTACCGATGTTTACATGCGGCTTGGTTCTTTCAAATTTAGCTTTTGCCATTTCGGAATCCTCCTAGTAGGGAAATTGGATTAATTTAGCCTTTGGCCTTCGCGACTATTTCCTCGGCAACCGACTTCGGTACCGGCTCGTAATGATCGAAGGTCATGGAGTAGGTCGCACGACCCTGGGTTGCGGAACGCAGGTCGGTGGAGTAGCCGAACATCTGGGCCAGCGGCACCATCGAGTTGACCACCTGCGCGCCTGCACGCCCTTCCATGCCCATGATGCGGCCACGGCGGGAGTTCAGGTCGCCGATGACGTCGCCCATGTACTCTTCCGGAACCACGACTTCGACGGACATGATCGGCTCCAGGATGATCGGGGCGGCCTTGGCGCAACCCTCTTTGAAGCCCATGGAACCTGCGATCTTGAACGCCATCTCGGAGGAGTCGACCTCGTGGTAGGAACCGTCGACCAGGGTGACCTTGACGTCGACCACCGGGAAACCGGCCATGACGCCGTTATCGAGAGACTCCTTGATGCCCTTGTCGACCGCCGGGATGTACTCACGGGGTACGACGCCGCCCTTGATAGCGTCGACGAACTCGTAGCCCTTGCCGGCCTCCTGCGGCTCGATCTCGAGCCAGACGTGACCGAACTGACCGCGACCGCCGGACTGGCGCACGAACTTCCCTTCCGCCTTGACCTTCTTGGTGATGGTCTCGCGGTAAGCAACCTGCGGCTTGCCGACGTTCGCCTCAACCTTGAACTCGCGGAACAGACGGTCCACGATGATCTCGAGGTGCAGCTCGCCCATGCCGGAGATGATGGTCTGGCCGGTCTCC
This window encodes:
- the tuf gene encoding elongation factor Tu; translation: MAKAKFERTKPHVNIGTIGHVDHGKTTLTAAITKVLAGKGQAEFKAFDQIDNAPEERERGITIATAHVEYETDKRHYAHVDCPGHADYVKNMITGAAQMDGAILVVSAADGPMPQTREHILLARQVGVPYIVVFLNKADMVDDEELLELVELEVRELLSSYDFPGDDIPIIKGSALKGLEGDAGELGEQAIMKLMDAVDAYIPEPQRAIDKPFLMPVEDVFSISGRGTVATGRVERGIVKVGEEVEIVGIKATTKTTVTGVEMFRKLLDEGRAGDNIGALLRGVKREEIERGQVLAKPGSITPHTKFKAEAYILSKEEGGRHTPFFNGYRPQFYFRTTDVTGVVDLEAGVEMVMPGDNVSVTVNLITPIAMDEGLR